DNA from Acidobacteriota bacterium:
CCCACCATTAACTGGTAACTATAGTGTCTTGAGGCATTTGTTGTCAAGCGGATTTTTGAAACGACCAGAATCGAGCGAGGAGCCCAAGAAAACGCCTAGATGGATTAATATCTGTTTCTTGAATTGTTCAATGGAAATCCCTGCTTCAGTTTCTTTACATCATGGATATTGAGTCATGACCAGGGTCGAGCAGGAAAAATGGCAAGCCAGGTACGCCTCACTGCCTTCGAGTCGACGCCCACCCCAGCCCCCTGCCCGGTGGCTGCGCCGTTGGACCGAGGTGATTCCGCGCGGACGCGTGCTTGATCTTGGCATGGGACTTGGAGGCAACGCCTTGTACGTGGCTGCCCGGGGAGCTTCAGTACTCGGGATCGATATCTCGGAACGTGCTGTCAAGGCACTGCGTCAGACCGCCTTGTCCCGTGGCTTGAGGCTCGAGCTGATCGTTGCCGATCTGGATGATTTTCCGCTGCCGGTGAATCGTTTCGATGCGGTCCTTTGCTTTTTCTATCTGAATCGCCGTCTTTTCCCCCAAATCAGGAACAGCCTCAAGCCTGGCGGCGTACTCCTGATGGAGTCCTTTGTGACAGATCCGCAGCGGCCGAAGAAGGATCAACCCCACTATCGGCTCGCTGAAAAGGAGCTGCTCAGGGCCTTCGGTGATTGGGAAGTTCTCGACTATGCCGAGGGCAACTACCCGGAATCCCCCCACGCGCGGGCGGCCACGGCCCGCATCTGCGCCAGGAAGTCCGGATAGTTTGCCCAATGCCGACCTCTGACCATGTGCGGGATTTTGGTGGTGGTCAAAGCAACTGGATTGGCCCCGGGTAACGCGCGACGACTTCGTCCGCCGTCAAGAGCGTAAGCCCTTCGATTTGGGCCTGCGCGATCAGGATACGGTCGAACGGGTCCTTGTGTATAGGGGGAAGCAGATCCACAGCCGCTGCGTGAGCGCCGGTTACAGGCAATTCCACATAATCGTTCTCCAGCAACCCCCGGCGCAGCAGGCGCGGGTCGGCGCTGAACTCCTCTCGCCGGATTCCCCTCTTGATGGCTACCTCCCAAAGCGAAGCGGCGCTAAAGACCACCTCGTTCTCCGGATCTTCCAACAGCGCACGCCCATCGGCCGGCAATCGACGTGACGCGCCCGCTGCCCAGAGCAAGACATGTGTGTCGAGAAGGAGTTTCAACCGTCACCTTCGAACAGGGCTTCGATCTCTTCGGAACCCATGCGGTCGAAATGCTTGGGTGCCGAGATTTTCCCGGCCATGAATCCGACCCGACGGGCGGTCCCGGCACTCGGCGCTTCCACGGCGACGACTTTGACGACGGGCTTGCCCGCGCGCGCAATAATGAATGGCTCGCCGTTAGCGGCAGCCTCGACGAGACGTGAGAGATGGGTCTTGGCTTCGTGCATGTTGAATGTGCGCATGACCTGACTCCTTGAACTTAGTCTATATAACTTAGTCTGTTATCGCAAGCTCCTGGAGCTGCTGTCGTGGACTTCAGAGATGGGAAATTGATACCACGCAGAAACAGAGCCTGATGAATAGCCTCTTCCAAACAGGCCTCCCGATACGATATTTTGAGGCGGAGCGGAACTGCGGCGCAGCCGGTCCGTTCCCTGGGCAGGGGAAGTAACACCATGGTTCTGGTTGAAATTCTTGTGAACGGAGAGACCCGACAGCTGAAGGCCGGGACCACGGTGGAGGAGCTTGTCCGGGAACTGGGTTTGGTTCCGGACCGTCTGGCGATCGAATACAACCTCCACATCCTCAAAAAGAAGCATTGGGCGGCAACCGCCCTGGCCAATGGGGATCGAGTTGAGGTCGTTCACTTTGTGGGGGGAGGCGCAGGCGCCGGTCCACGGTCGCGCCGTCGCTGTCATTCAACGAGTCCAAACCAGCGAGAGGCATCGTCACATGCAATCCATTGAAGTACTCGGAAAACAGGAATATTCCTCTGAAAAAATGAAGAAGGTCAGCCTTTTCGACACGGCCAACCTTTTTTGCGATCTCTATTGCCTGCGGCCCGGGCAATCCCAGAAGCCCCACACCCATCAGGGCGCCGACAAGATTTATTTCGTTCTGCAGGGACGGGGAACCTTTGTGGTCGGAGAGGAGGAGAAAGAGCTTGAGGCCGGAGAGATTGTGCTGGCTCCTTCCGGAGCCGTCCACGGCGTAACCAACCATACGCCGCAACCCCTCAATCTGCTGGTGGTGATGGCCCCCAACCCGAACCATTAACCCGGAGTCTCTCGGAACCCCGGGGTTTGACCGCGGCCCACCTCATTTCGACTGCAATCGTCTCCTGATCGACTCCAGCACCTGGTCCAGTTCCGGTACCCCGATCAGCCTGCAGCAGAGCGCGTAGATTGAGACTCCGGCCGTTACCGAGAGGGCAAGGATCAAGGCCTTCCCGGCAAAGGCGACCGGCAAAAAGGCGCCTGCCAGCCATCGGTAGAGATGGAACGTGCCCAGCGCCATCACCAGAGAGGCTCCCAGGACCTTGAGGAGAGTGGTCAGGATCTTCGCCGTTTGCAGGGCTCCGGTGGTTTTCTGCAACCAGTAATAGAGAAGAAAGGCATTAAGCAGCGCTGCCAGGGAGGTGACCAGCGCCAGCACCCGGTAGCCCATGCTATCGATGAGCAACAAATTGGCGGTGATGCTGAGGGCCAGGGTCGCGGCGCTGATGAGAACCGGGATTCGGGGTCTATCGAGCGCATAGAAGGCCGGCACCATGAGCTTGATCGCCGAGTAGGCGGCCAGTCCCAGCGCGTAGTATATGAGCGCCCATCCGGTCTCCAGGGTGTCGGCAGCGGTAAATCGTCCTCGTTCATAGATCAGGGATACCACCGGATGGCTGAGGCAGATGAGTCCCAGAGATGCCGGAACGTTGAAGAAGAGCGAGAGGCGCAAGGAGGAAGAAAGCGTGTCGCGAAGCTGCTGGATCCGATGGTGTGTGGCATGGGCGGAAAGGGTAGGCAGAGCCGCCGAAGCGATAGCCACTCCAAAGATGCCGATGGGTAGATACATCACACGAAATGCGAAGTTGAGCCAGGTTATTGCCCCCTGCTGCTGGTAGCTTGCCAGGATTGTGTTTACCAAAAGGTTCACCTGGGTGGCGGCCAGGCCCAACGTTCCCGGACCCATCAGCAGCAGGATCTTCTTGAGGCCCGGATGGTCGAAAGAAAATCCCAGGCTGTACTGGAATCCGAGTTTGAAGAGGGAAGGGAGCTGGACCGCCACTTGTAGAGCCCCGCCGACAATGACTCCTATGGCCATTCCCGCCACCGGATCGACCCCATAGTCCGGCAGCAGCCAGTACAGCGAAAGCGCCACCAGAACGGATCCCAGGTTGAAAACGGCCGGCGCCAGAGCCGGAATGAAGAATTTGCCGTGACAGTTCAGCATTCCCATGGCGACGGCAGCCAGGGCCACCAGCAGCAGGAAGGGAAGCATGATCCGGGTCAACAGGACGGTGAGTTCGGACTTGCCCGGTTCGTCCTTGAACCCGCCAACGACGATGTCCACGATCCAAGGGGCATTGAAAATTCCCAGCAGGACGATCAGGCCCAGGACAATCACCAGGAAGTTGATGACCAGTGAGGCCAGATGCCAGGCGGCCTGGGGACCCTGGCGCTGGAGGATCTTGGTGAAGGTGGGCACGAAAGCCGCACTCATGGCCCCTTCGGCGAAGAGATCCCTCAACAGGTTGGGGATCCTGAATGCGGCGTAGAAGGCGTCGGTTTGAAAGCGGGTGAACAGTGCTGCCAGGATGGTTTCGCGTACCAGTCCCAGGATCCTGCTGATGATGGTCGCAAGGCTGATCAGCCCGGCGGATTTGACTAGCGGAGGGGACTCGTGGGTCATCGGGGCAACTGCCGGGGAAGTGAATGCAAGTTACTTCATCAGGTCTTCAACTTTTCGTTGAAGTTGTCTGAGAGACTTGTTCATTTCCGGCAGCTTGGTGAAGATCGCCGAACACTTCAACCATAGTCGGTTGTCGATGGCGGGATAGCCGGAGACCAACTTGCCCGGCGCGACGTCGGAGGGGATTCCCGTTTGCGCGGTTGCGATGGCGCCGTCGCCGATTCGGCAATGGCCGGCCACACCTACCTGACCGGTCAAGATTACGTCGTCACCCACGTCGGTGCTACCGGCGAGACCCACCTGGGCACAGAGAAGAGTGTTGCGCCCCACCTTGGAGCCGTGTCCCACCTGGACAAGATTGTCCACCTTGGCTCCCTTGCGGATGCGGGTCTCGCCAACGGCCGCCCTGTCCACGGTGGCATTGGCTTGAACCTCGACCTCATCTTCCAGAACGACGGGTCCGGACTGAGTGATCTTGGCGTAACTTCCGTCCTCCCGCTTGGCGAAGCCATAGCCGTCGGCGCCGATGACGACGCCATTCTGCAGGGTCACGCCGTTGCCGATGGAGCAGTTCTCGCGAACACAGGCATGGGAGTGGGCGGTAAAGTCGTGGCCGATGGTAACCCCGGAATAGATGACGACATGAGGGTGCAGAACGGCGTTGTCCCCGATGATCACGTCCCGGTCGACGATCACAAAGGGCCCGATCGAGGGGTTGCTGCCAATTACCGCGGTGTCGGCAATGACGGCCGTGGCATGGATTCCCGGCGGCGGAAGCGGGGGCCTGTAAAACAGATCGATCGATTGGGCGAAACTCAAATAGGGGTTGCCGGAGCGGAGCGTGCTGATCGCGAGGGCCGGGAAGTCCCTGGACACAATGATGGCCGAAGCCCGGGTGGAGCCAAGACGCTTCAGGTACTTTCGATTGGCGAGGAATGTCAGCTGGCCGGGCCGGGCTTCTTCAATGGGAGCGACGCCGCTGATCGGGAGATCGCCGTCCCCCTCGAGGTCGCAGTTCAGAGCCTTGGCAATCTCGGCTAGAGTCATGGCGGGCAGGCTCGGGGCAGCTTCCGGCAACGGCTGAAATTATATTAGGATAACAGTAGCGTCAAGGAAACCCATGCCTCAATGATCAGCGAAATATCAGGATTCATCAACTACCTTACGGTCGAAAAAGGACTCTCCAGAAACACCCTGAATGCCTACAGGTCGGATCTGGAAAATCTCCGAAGGTTTCTGGAAGAGCGGAAACTTCCTCTGGACTCGCTGACTCAGAGCCACCTGCAGGAATTTGCCCGGACACTTCAGCGAGAACCGTTCATCGGTCGCTCTATTTCAAGTATTGTGTCCACACTCCGAAGATTTCTGGAAGAGCGGCAACCCTCGCCGGCATCCCTGACCAAGAGCCAACGGCAGGACTTAATCCAGTTGCTTCAACTCGATGCCCGCTCCACTTCCAGAATTCTGTCCAGACTCCGAAACTTTCTGGAAGAGCGGAAACTCCCTCTGGAATCCCTGACTGAAAGCGACCAACAGGAATTTATCCGGACACTTCAGCGTGACGCCCGCTCCGTTTCCAGAAATCTGTCCGCGGTTCGTGGGCTTTGCCGCTGGATGGTTCTAGAAGGAAAGCGCTTCGATAATCCCTCCGAAAACCTGGAATCGCCAAAAGTCTGGAAGAAGCTGCCAGGGGTGCTGTCACTGAAACAGGTGGAGGAATTGCTGTCCCAGCCCGACCGGAAGCAGTCCCGAGGTCCCAAAGACAAGGCCATGCTGCTGAGAGACAAGGCCATGCTGGAAGTGCTCTATGCAACCGGTCTGCGTGTTTCGGAGTTGGTTTCTTTGCAGGTCAGGGACCTGCATCGCGACCGGAATTACGACCTGATGTATCTGCACTGGCTGGGAAAGGGTGAAAAGCTTCGGGCCGTTCCGCTGGGTGATTCCGCCAAGGAGGCATTGGAGCAGTACCTGCATCATGCCCGACAGAGTTTGCTCAAGGGGAAGGGCTCTCCCATGATCTTCCTGACCAACCGAGGGCAGGGGATGACTCGACAGGGGTTCTGGAAGATGCTCAGGCGTTACGGCAAGGAGGCGGGGATCCGGTCGTCTCTCAAGCCCCATGCCTTGCGCCATGCCTTTGCAACCCACCTGTTGCAGCGGGGAGCCGACCTGCGTGCGGTTCAGATGATGCTGGGTCACTCCGATATCTCCACCACCCAGATCTATACCCACGTATTGAAGGAACGCCTGAAGGCGATCTACCGGGAACACCATCCCAGGGTTTAGTGTCGCGTTTTCAATGTGAATTGACCGACGCCGCAGCCAAGGGATTTCCCAGCCTGTTCAGAACTTCCAACGCGCAACCGACGACTCGGAACACTTCTCTCTTGAGCCTTTTGCAAAAATCGTAGCGGGGCAGGTCATCTTGCCGGCAAACGCGAGGTTCTGCCTTTTTCAACATTGGGTGCGACCTGGTCAAAAATGCTGTCTAACAACAAAAAGCACAAAAGGCACAATTTGTGTTTTTGTGCCTTTTGTGGCCATTCCCGGTAGACGTCCGGCTGCCGAATTTTGCAAGAGGCTCTCTTCAAAAGAAATTCGTGTTCATTCGTGTCCATTGGTGGTTCGTTTTTTGTTTTCTTGCACGGCGGTTCCAGCCAGGGGAATCGAGACCAGGAAGGATGTCCCTCGGCCAACCTGGCTTTCTACACCGATACTGCCCGCGTGGTCCTCGATGATCTTCCTGGTAATGGACATTCCCAATCCGAACCCCGTGTGTTTGCCCTGAGTGAAGA
Protein-coding regions in this window:
- a CDS encoding class I SAM-dependent methyltransferase encodes the protein MTRVEQEKWQARYASLPSSRRPPQPPARWLRRWTEVIPRGRVLDLGMGLGGNALYVAARGASVLGIDISERAVKALRQTALSRGLRLELIVADLDDFPLPVNRFDAVLCFFYLNRRLFPQIRNSLKPGGVLLMESFVTDPQRPKKDQPHYRLAEKELLRAFGDWEVLDYAEGNYPESPHARAATARICARKSG
- the murJ gene encoding murein biosynthesis integral membrane protein MurJ, translating into MTHESPPLVKSAGLISLATIISRILGLVRETILAALFTRFQTDAFYAAFRIPNLLRDLFAEGAMSAAFVPTFTKILQRQGPQAAWHLASLVINFLVIVLGLIVLLGIFNAPWIVDIVVGGFKDEPGKSELTVLLTRIMLPFLLLVALAAVAMGMLNCHGKFFIPALAPAVFNLGSVLVALSLYWLLPDYGVDPVAGMAIGVIVGGALQVAVQLPSLFKLGFQYSLGFSFDHPGLKKILLLMGPGTLGLAATQVNLLVNTILASYQQQGAITWLNFAFRVMYLPIGIFGVAIASAALPTLSAHATHHRIQQLRDTLSSSLRLSLFFNVPASLGLICLSHPVVSLIYERGRFTAADTLETGWALIYYALGLAAYSAIKLMVPAFYALDRPRIPVLISAATLALSITANLLLIDSMGYRVLALVTSLAALLNAFLLYYWLQKTTGALQTAKILTTLLKVLGASLVMALGTFHLYRWLAGAFLPVAFAGKALILALSVTAGVSIYALCCRLIGVPELDQVLESIRRRLQSK
- the lpxD gene encoding UDP-3-O-(3-hydroxymyristoyl)glucosamine N-acyltransferase yields the protein MTLAEIAKALNCDLEGDGDLPISGVAPIEEARPGQLTFLANRKYLKRLGSTRASAIIVSRDFPALAISTLRSGNPYLSFAQSIDLFYRPPLPPPGIHATAVIADTAVIGSNPSIGPFVIVDRDVIIGDNAVLHPHVVIYSGVTIGHDFTAHSHACVRENCSIGNGVTLQNGVVIGADGYGFAKREDGSYAKITQSGPVVLEDEVEVQANATVDRAAVGETRIRKGAKVDNLVQVGHGSKVGRNTLLCAQVGLAGSTDVGDDVILTGQVGVAGHCRIGDGAIATAQTGIPSDVAPGKLVSGYPAIDNRLWLKCSAIFTKLPEMNKSLRQLQRKVEDLMK
- a CDS encoding site-specific tyrosine recombinase XerD, producing MISEISGFINYLTVEKGLSRNTLNAYRSDLENLRRFLEERKLPLDSLTQSHLQEFARTLQREPFIGRSISSIVSTLRRFLEERQPSPASLTKSQRQDLIQLLQLDARSTSRILSRLRNFLEERKLPLESLTESDQQEFIRTLQRDARSVSRNLSAVRGLCRWMVLEGKRFDNPSENLESPKVWKKLPGVLSLKQVEELLSQPDRKQSRGPKDKAMLLRDKAMLEVLYATGLRVSELVSLQVRDLHRDRNYDLMYLHWLGKGEKLRAVPLGDSAKEALEQYLHHARQSLLKGKGSPMIFLTNRGQGMTRQGFWKMLRRYGKEAGIRSSLKPHALRHAFATHLLQRGADLRAVQMMLGHSDISTTQIYTHVLKERLKAIYREHHPRV
- a CDS encoding type II toxin-antitoxin system VapC family toxin, whose product is MKLLLDTHVLLWAAGASRRLPADGRALLEDPENEVVFSAASLWEVAIKRGIRREEFSADPRLLRRGLLENDYVELPVTGAHAAAVDLLPPIHKDPFDRILIAQAQIEGLTLLTADEVVARYPGPIQLL
- the thiS gene encoding sulfur carrier protein ThiS, which encodes MVLVEILVNGETRQLKAGTTVEELVRELGLVPDRLAIEYNLHILKKKHWAATALANGDRVEVVHFVGGGAGAGPRSRRRCHSTSPNQREASSHAIH
- a CDS encoding cupin domain-containing protein is translated as MKKVSLFDTANLFCDLYCLRPGQSQKPHTHQGADKIYFVLQGRGTFVVGEEEKELEAGEIVLAPSGAVHGVTNHTPQPLNLLVVMAPNPNH
- a CDS encoding type II toxin-antitoxin system Phd/YefM family antitoxin, with translation MRTFNMHEAKTHLSRLVEAAANGEPFIIARAGKPVVKVVAVEAPSAGTARRVGFMAGKISAPKHFDRMGSEEIEALFEGDG